Proteins co-encoded in one Eriocheir sinensis breed Jianghai 21 chromosome 5, ASM2467909v1, whole genome shotgun sequence genomic window:
- the LOC126983541 gene encoding transcriptional protein SWT1-like translates to MTSSNAKKDLPPNWIVKTSRHYPSLSFYANVKTGQSSWKHPSLLKESELKGLAKVKRKKKSKEISSEEVIAATRSSSDVVKQEGRPHKKAKFSPLNSEQFAASQRKDQEATSQSNDEDSASQINTQAADSTEDHKALKGKEKLDDRSFKWKTLEKNQESNNTSEDYKPKPIKFTIKKKNVLCISSVMEGSPKQPVTVHPSIILARKIGARDHMKTKGKNQDGRKETVTKNDVQTAKIKGVAEKASEFPAAATESNTSKLKSELKNRALLKPYEVNESMSEKEKRKGKGKERQKNRSKTSLSNPDAETTDGLHETDKIEVLLDTSEQKKDIIENRRKEDKMYEDFIKQRSKKWKKSRYKSKDSIDKITLKSEVSSDEEHSKSLSENLRPEQPKEEALEDRLNSGLPSKQVPYIDSSKVFEPLPKSASTDDNTVYPKATDMEIDEEELITEIANFRDSASYFGLTHINSLSAPTAHYSPASIYFVVDTNVLIQDTDFLEQLKSSAVDGREIVVVVPYVALQEMDGLKKSASIGRACQMAVKWCNRHFEAQDPRVLGQTYSNYRYSLEKNKKANADDLVRDYCLFLADEGLEVCLLTNDVNLRNKAMMSSLSAISAKDLKNKLNMFPSSHLLNQSSSITLPRAVCTFEESQMRDVSLTECAVSVAETHNLKPSRHQASLSVGQGQRQGSSGQRVSRVDSPLPSKNSILHEKITTSLCHTLGHILQDVMKEVYEDLWLTIIKHKPPWSLEDVFACWNKHWIAVMMERFPSSMKELLMEVSSLLTSSQVDAEKLLKRVQFLYSHFESMPYSKHILPIQNPSDAVDMSEAPPACTLPHPSSLPEPHQDSALSGVVNVEKMINQVGAHITHFVALVLSAFGTLHKLPTLGTSDSMTPDTARTSGVNLHQVIMSLGTAITKCLNEKTSAALQELGHLLVNFWSEAKLPCPHLPFTECDLRQFVENPSNMPFLEGALRELENLVQQLRQVLAGP, encoded by the exons ATGACGAGCAGCAATGCCAAGAAGGATCTCCCTCCCAACTGGATAGTAAAAACCTCTCGCCATTACCCTTCACTGTCTTTCTATGCAAATGTGAAGACAGGGCAGTCATCATGGAAGCACCCATCTCTGCTAAAGGAGAGTGAACTAAAGGGCTTGGccaaagtgaagaggaaaaagaagtcaaAAGAGATCAGCTCAGAGGAAGTGATAGCAGCCACCAGATCCAGCAGTGATGTagtgaagcaggaaggaaggccTCATAAGAAAGCAAAATTTTCCCCTTTGAATAGTGAACAGTTTGCAGCATCTCAGAGGAAGGATCAAGAAGCAACATCTCAGAGCAATGACGAAGACTCAGCATCTCAAATTAATACACAAGCAGCAGACAGCACTGAGGATCACAAAGCtttgaaaggtaaagaaaaattaGATGACAGATCTTTTAAATGGAAAACTTTGGAGAAGAACCAAGAGTCAAATAACACCTCTGAAGATTACAAACCTAAGCCTATAAAATTTACCATCAAAAAGAAAAATGTTTTATGTATCTCCTCAGTGATGGAAGGTTCCCCCAAGCAGCCTGTTACAGTTCATCCTAGTATTATTTTGGCTCGGAAGATTGGTGCCAGAGATCAcatgaaaacaaaaggaaaaaatcaGGATGGCAGGAAGGAAACAGTCACCAAAAATGATGTGCAAACTGCAAAGATCAAAGGTGTTGCGGAGAAAGCGTCAGAATTCCCAGCTGCTGCCACTGAGTCCAACACATCCAAGTTAAAAAGTGAATTGAAGAACAGAGCATTGCTCAAACCATACGAAGTCAATGAGAGCAtgtcagaaaaagagaaaaggaaggggaaaggaaaggaaagacaaaaaaatagaagCAAGACTTCATTAAGTAACCCTGATGCTGAAACAACTGATGGACTTCATGAAACAGATAAAATAGAAGTATTGCTAGATACAAGTgaacaaaaaaaagacatcattgaaaacagaaggaaagaagacaagatgTATGAAGACTTCATCAAACAAAGAAGtaagaaatggaaaaaatcaAGATATAAATCCAAAGACAGTATAGATAAGATCACTTTAAAGTCAGAGGTAAGCAGCGATGAAGAGCACAGCAAATCATTGTCTGAGAATCTGAGGCCAGAGCAGCCCAAGGAGGAAGCTCTGGAAGATAGACTGAATTCAGGTCTTCCATCAAAACAAGTGCCTTACATTGACAGTTCCAAAGTATTTGAACCTCTGCCAAAGTCAGCGTCAACTGATGACAACACTGTTTATCCAAAGGCCACTGACATGGAGATAGATGAGGAGGAACTCATTACAGAAATCGCCAACTTCCGGGACTCAGCGAGTTACTTTGGTTTGACTCATATTAATAGCTTATCTGCCCCAACTGCCCACTACAGCCCTGCATCAATATACTTTGTGGTAGATACCAATGTCCTCATTCAAGATACTGACTTCCTGGAACAATTAAAATCATCCGCCGTGGATGGGAGAGAGATTGTCGTTGTGGTGCCATATGTAGCCCTTCAAGAGATGGACGGCCTGAAGAAGAGTGCATCTATTGGCCGTGCATGCCAAATGGCAGTGAAGTGGTGCAACAGGCACTTTGAGGCACAGGACCCCAGGGTGTTGGGCCAGACCTACTCAAACTACCGCTATTCACTGGAGAAAAACAAAAAGGCT AATGCAGATGACCTGGTGCGAGACTACTGCCTGTTTTTGGCAGATGAAGGGTTGGAAGTGTGTCTCCTCACCAACGATGTCAATCTCCGCAATAAAGCCATGATGTCCAGCCTCTCTGCAATCAGTGCCAAGGATCTCAAGAACAAACTTAATATGTTCCCCAGCAGCCACCTGCTAAATCAATCCTCATCTATAACACTTCCTCGGGCAGTTTGCACTTTTGAGGAATCACAGATGAGGGATGTCAGCCTGACTGAGTGTGCCGTGAGTGTGGCTGAGACACATAACCTCAAACCTTCACGTCATCAGGCATCACTCTCTGTAGGCCAAGGACAAAGGCAGGGCAGCTCAGGCCAGAGAGTTAGCAGGGTTGATAGTCCATTGCCCTCCAAGAACAGTATATTACATGAGAAGATTACCACATCCCTATGTCACACTCTTGGCCACATTCTCCAGGATGTAATGAAAGAGGTCTATGAGGATCTGTGGCTCACCATCATCAAGCACAAGCCTCCATGGAGCCTTGAGGACGTGTTCGCATGCTGGAATAAACACTGGATTGCTGTCATGATGGAAAGGTTTCCTAGTAGCATGAAGGAGTTACTAATGGAAGTCAGCAGTTTACTCACTTCGAGTCAGGTTGATGCAGAGAAGCTCCTGAAAAGAGTACAGTTTCTCTACTCTCACTTTGAATCAATGCCATACAGCAAGCACATTCTTCCAATCCAAAACCCTTCTGATGCAGTTGACATGTCAGAGGCCCCTCCTGCCTGCACCCTACCCCACCCCTCCAGCCTACCAGAGCCTCACCAAGACAGTGCCTTGAGTGGGGTAGTCAATGTGGAAAAGATGATCAACCAAGTTGGTGCCCACATCACCCACTTTGT AGCCTTAGTACTGAGTGCCTTTGGTACCCTGCACAAGCTGCCCACCCTTGGGACCAGTGACTCAATGACGCCAGACACTGCAAGGACCAGTGGCGTAAACCTTCACCAGGTCATCATGAGTTTGGGAACAGCCATAACAAA ATGTTTAAATGAAAAAACCTCTGCAGCTCTGCAGGAGTTGGGTCACCTGCTTGTTAACTTTTGGTCAGAAGCCAAACTGCCATGCCCACACCTGCCCTTCACAGAGTGTGACTTGAGGCAATTTGTGGAGAATCCCAGTAACATGCCATTCCTGGAAGGTGCCTTGCGGGAGCTGGAGAATCTTGTTCAGCAGCTGAGACAAGTTTTGGCCGGCCCCTAA